In the genome of Flavobacterium panacagri, one region contains:
- the gldN gene encoding gliding motility protein GldN — MKVRNFFVAIVTVAGGLFLHAQSNLLNAKTADQIGIKTPAQMISDNDKPLAYGYVNDRDILMGKTVWEIIDLNEKINFPLYFPVDTANIGSDRRSLYDVLTKGIREGKITEVYTDSYFNTKKSLKDIQGSLSRVDTTDAGRELINQYPDDYRSRVVKKKVVTGKGKKKSVSYVEETVGPTRTVPAEYILKQDLTAADVSQYKIKGFWYFDKRQSELKYRLLGICPVTPDVYTMNSDEKDYIELFWVFFPNARDVLHEAKAFNDQNSALPISFDQILNSRRFNSVIYKEENVYGDREIKDYIRDNAQSQLLESERVKEKIRNFEEDMWNY, encoded by the coding sequence ATGAAAGTGAGAAATTTTTTTGTTGCTATTGTTACTGTTGCTGGAGGTCTTTTTTTACACGCACAGTCTAATTTACTTAATGCCAAAACTGCTGATCAAATTGGAATTAAGACACCCGCACAGATGATATCTGATAATGATAAGCCTCTTGCGTATGGTTATGTTAATGATCGGGATATCTTAATGGGAAAAACGGTTTGGGAGATTATTGATTTGAATGAAAAAATTAATTTTCCGTTGTATTTTCCAGTTGATACAGCTAATATTGGTTCAGATAGGCGCTCTCTTTATGATGTCTTAACAAAAGGTATTAGAGAGGGGAAAATAACTGAAGTGTACACAGATAGTTATTTTAATACTAAAAAATCGTTGAAAGATATTCAAGGATCTCTTTCTCGAGTAGATACAACGGATGCTGGCAGGGAATTAATTAATCAATATCCAGACGATTATAGATCACGTGTTGTTAAGAAAAAAGTGGTTACAGGGAAAGGGAAAAAGAAAAGTGTTTCCTATGTTGAAGAAACGGTTGGTCCAACCCGAACAGTTCCTGCAGAATATATCTTAAAACAAGATCTTACCGCTGCAGATGTCAGTCAATATAAAATTAAAGGGTTTTGGTATTTTGACAAACGCCAGAGTGAATTAAAGTATCGCTTACTCGGAATTTGTCCAGTTACTCCAGATGTCTACACGATGAATAGTGACGAAAAAGATTATATTGAATTATTTTGGGTTTTCTTTCCAAACGCGCGTGATGTTTTACATGAAGCAAAAGCTTTTAACGATCAAAATTCTGCCCTTCCAATTTCATTTGATCAGATATTAAACTCAAGGAGATTTAATTCGGTTATTTATAAAGAAGAAAATGTTTATGGGGATAGAGAAATCAAAGATTACATTAGAGATAATGCGCAAAGTCAGTTGTTGGAATCGGAACGAGTAAAAGAGAAGATTCGAAATTTCGAAGAAGATATGTGGAATTACTAA
- a CDS encoding vWA domain-containing protein, with protein MRRLPVYFLLDTSGSMYGEPIQALNNALSGMINTLRSDAQALDSLWISIITFDREVKEIVPLTELVHFQLPEITCPQSGPTNTGAGLDFVIQKVKKEVISGSTTQKGDWKPLLFVFTDGKPSDIQFYREKIQEVKALNFGAVVGCAAGHMANDSILKELTDNVVHLDSADSSTLKQFFKWVSETIEQGNKSQGTGESVTLPPPPSEITVVI; from the coding sequence ATGAGAAGATTACCAGTATATTTTTTATTAGATACATCCGGATCAATGTATGGCGAACCAATTCAGGCACTTAATAATGCTTTGAGTGGTATGATTAATACTTTGAGGTCAGATGCACAGGCGCTAGATTCGCTTTGGATAAGTATTATAACTTTTGACAGAGAAGTAAAAGAAATCGTTCCTTTGACAGAATTGGTTCATTTTCAGCTTCCAGAAATAACTTGTCCACAAAGCGGCCCCACAAATACAGGTGCAGGATTGGATTTTGTTATTCAAAAAGTAAAAAAAGAAGTGATATCAGGATCTACAACTCAAAAAGGAGACTGGAAACCATTGCTTTTTGTTTTTACAGATGGTAAACCTTCAGATATTCAATTTTATAGAGAAAAAATTCAAGAAGTAAAAGCATTAAATTTTGGTGCTGTGGTAGGTTGCGCTGCAGGTCACATGGCAAATGACAGTATTTTAAAAGAACTTACAGACAATGTAGTTCATTTAGACTCTGCAGATAGTTCGACTTTGAAACAGTTTTTTAAATGGGTCTCAGAAACTATCGAGCAAGGCAACAAAAGTCAGGGAACAGGAGAAAGTGTAACACTGCCTCCACCGCCAAGTGAAATAACGGTTGTGATTTAA
- a CDS encoding DUF983 domain-containing protein translates to MLKKGSKLNSILTGSCPKCQNESMYEDKNPLHLSKVLKMNENCSHCGFKYQIEPSFFYGAMYVSYGLNVAVGIAAFIISFVFFGANIEQSFIAIIVTLVVLFPFVLRLSRNLYINMFVSYDPNAGRK, encoded by the coding sequence ATGTTAAAAAAAGGATCGAAACTAAATAGTATTTTAACAGGAAGTTGTCCAAAATGCCAAAATGAAAGCATGTATGAAGACAAAAATCCCCTTCATTTGAGTAAAGTTCTAAAAATGAATGAAAACTGCAGCCATTGCGGATTCAAATATCAAATTGAACCGTCGTTCTTTTACGGCGCTATGTATGTAAGCTACGGTTTGAATGTTGCCGTCGGAATTGCTGCCTTTATTATCTCTTTTGTTTTTTTTGGAGCCAATATCGAGCAATCGTTTATCGCTATTATCGTGACTTTGGTAGTTTTATTTCCTTTTGTACTTCGTCTATCCAGAAACTTATACATTAATATGTTTGTTTCTTATGATCCTAACGCTGGCCGAAAGTAA
- a CDS encoding HAD family hydrolase: MEINYENYSHLSFDLWLTLIKSNPEFKQKRNLLFKEFFEIEHGIEKVNEVVRYYDVLCNNINEKTGLNIDTYEIYYLILSALDVDFERNDTGSLLEFYKHTEELFLKYKPVLIYPDIQNLFKEITVQDKSISILSNTAFIKGQVLRKLLEHYELADYFKFQIYSDEVGFSKPNPAIFQLVFDEINKYKKINKKNVLHIGDNCIADYNGAIQFGFNAHLLKI; the protein is encoded by the coding sequence TTGGAAATAAATTATGAAAATTACAGCCATCTTTCGTTCGATTTGTGGCTTACATTAATAAAATCAAATCCAGAGTTTAAGCAAAAAAGAAACTTATTATTTAAAGAGTTTTTTGAAATAGAGCACGGAATTGAAAAAGTAAATGAAGTTGTTCGATATTATGATGTTTTGTGTAATAATATTAATGAAAAAACGGGATTAAATATTGATACATACGAAATCTATTATTTGATTTTAAGTGCTCTAGATGTTGATTTTGAGAGAAATGATACAGGAAGTTTATTGGAATTCTACAAACATACTGAAGAATTGTTTTTGAAATATAAGCCGGTTTTAATTTATCCAGACATACAAAATCTATTTAAAGAAATAACAGTTCAAGATAAATCGATAAGTATTTTAAGTAATACTGCATTTATTAAAGGTCAGGTTTTAAGAAAACTGCTTGAACATTATGAACTAGCAGATTATTTTAAATTTCAAATCTATTCAGATGAAGTAGGGTTTTCAAAACCAAATCCAGCGATTTTTCAGCTTGTATTTGATGAAATTAATAAATATAAAAAGATAAATAAAAAAAATGTTTTGCATATAGGCGACAATTGTATTGCAGATTACAATGGAGCAATACAGTTTGGATTTAATGCACATTTACTAAAAATATAA
- a CDS encoding TerD family protein yields the protein MAINLTKGQKIDLRKTTGETLTNFCIGVNWGAIETKGFLGLSKNVVEIDLDLSCILIDDQNKICDHLYSPLYRVEVLQQFGLPKGKLVSVDGALRHTGDDLAGDTGGDDGLDNEIITVDLSKVDAKVSQIFFFLNNAGKEDFSQIPYAKIRMYEGTPTRVVSEFASYNVAAESQYVNKRSIIMAKLYKRNGEWKFSAIGDPTDDTFLGQTIHKIVQSYL from the coding sequence ATGGCAATTAACTTAACCAAAGGTCAAAAAATTGATTTAAGAAAAACAACTGGTGAAACATTAACCAATTTCTGTATTGGAGTAAACTGGGGAGCAATCGAAACAAAAGGTTTCTTAGGATTATCAAAAAATGTAGTAGAGATTGATTTAGATTTAAGCTGTATTTTGATTGATGATCAAAATAAAATTTGTGATCATTTATATTCTCCTCTATACAGAGTAGAAGTATTACAGCAATTTGGTTTGCCAAAAGGGAAATTAGTAAGTGTTGATGGTGCTTTAAGACATACTGGAGATGATCTGGCAGGTGATACAGGCGGAGATGATGGTTTAGATAATGAAATTATTACAGTTGACCTTTCTAAAGTTGATGCTAAAGTAAGTCAGATATTTTTCTTTTTAAATAATGCTGGTAAAGAGGATTTTTCTCAAATTCCTTATGCAAAAATCAGAATGTATGAAGGTACTCCAACAAGAGTGGTTTCTGAGTTTGCTTCTTATAACGTAGCTGCAGAAAGTCAATACGTAAACAAACGTTCGATCATCATGGCGAAATTGTATAAACGTAACGGAGAGTGGAAGTTTAGTGCAATTGGAGATCCAACAGATGATACATTCTTAGGTCAGACTATTCATAAAATTGTTCAATCTTACCTTTAA
- a CDS encoding vWA domain-containing protein — translation MRRLPVYLLLDTSGSMTGEPIEAVKNGVQMMISSLRQNPQAIETAYLSVITFDTTAQQIIPLTDLASFQMVDLKATGVTALGDALKLTASKIETEVAKTTTEQKGDWKPLVFIMTDGIPTDNWESGLAEFKKVKVAFTVACAAGAGADTNVLKQITDTVVSLENADSSSIGKFFQWVTASIGVTSTKIEDLGREFTNVKELPPPPSELNIVV, via the coding sequence ATGAGAAGACTGCCCGTATACTTACTATTAGACACATCTGGTTCAATGACTGGTGAACCCATCGAAGCTGTTAAAAATGGTGTACAAATGATGATTAGTTCATTACGCCAAAATCCGCAAGCGATTGAAACGGCTTATTTAAGCGTGATTACTTTTGATACGACTGCACAACAAATTATTCCATTAACAGATTTGGCATCTTTTCAAATGGTTGATCTCAAGGCAACTGGAGTTACTGCTCTAGGCGATGCATTGAAATTAACAGCAAGTAAGATAGAAACTGAAGTTGCTAAAACAACAACAGAGCAAAAAGGAGACTGGAAACCACTTGTATTTATTATGACTGATGGAATTCCGACTGATAACTGGGAAAGTGGTCTTGCAGAATTTAAAAAAGTAAAGGTAGCTTTTACAGTTGCCTGTGCGGCCGGAGCAGGTGCAGATACCAATGTGTTGAAACAAATAACAGATACTGTAGTAAGTCTTGAAAATGCAGACAGTTCAAGTATTGGAAAATTTTTCCAATGGGTTACAGCTTCAATTGGAGTAACTTCAACTAAGATTGAAGATTTAGGCAGAGAGTTTACAAATGTAAAAGAGTTACCTCCTCCGCCATCTGAATTAAACATTGTAGTTTAG
- the gldN gene encoding gliding motility protein GldN, translating to MKVRNFLIAIVSIAGGFASNAQSNLLNAKTPAQIGLKTPAQLISDNDKPLAYGYVDDRDILMGKTTWEIIDLNEKINFPMYFPVDTANIGSNRRSLYDVLTKAIKGGKITEVYTDSYFNTKKSMKDIEGSLSRIDTTDAGRELINQYPDDYKSRVVKKKVVTGKGKNKSVSYVEETVGPTRTVPAEYILKQDLTAADVTQYKIKGYWYFDKRQSELKYRLLGICPVTPDVYTMNSDEKDYIELFWVFFPNAREALHEAKAFNDQNSALPISFDQILNSRRFNAVVYKEENLYGDRAISDYMKDNAQNQLLESERVKEKIRNFEQDMWNY from the coding sequence ATGAAAGTAAGAAATTTTTTAATAGCTATTGTTTCTATCGCTGGAGGTTTTGCTTCTAATGCGCAATCTAATTTGCTTAATGCGAAAACACCTGCACAGATAGGACTTAAAACTCCTGCTCAACTTATATCTGATAATGATAAGCCATTGGCTTATGGTTATGTAGATGATAGAGATATCTTGATGGGAAAAACAACATGGGAGATCATTGACTTAAATGAAAAAATCAATTTCCCAATGTATTTTCCGGTAGATACAGCTAATATTGGTTCTAACAGACGTTCTTTATACGACGTTCTTACTAAGGCTATTAAAGGTGGAAAAATAACTGAAGTTTATACAGATAGTTATTTTAATACTAAAAAATCTATGAAAGACATCGAAGGATCATTATCTCGTATTGATACAACTGATGCAGGTAGAGAGTTAATTAACCAATATCCAGATGACTACAAATCACGTGTTGTGAAGAAAAAAGTAGTTACTGGTAAAGGTAAAAACAAAAGTGTATCTTATGTTGAAGAAACAGTTGGCCCAACAAGAACAGTTCCTGCTGAATATATCTTAAAACAAGATCTTACTGCTGCAGATGTTACTCAGTATAAAATTAAAGGATACTGGTATTTTGACAAACGTCAGAGTGAATTGAAATATCGTTTACTTGGAATTTGTCCAGTAACTCCAGATGTTTATACAATGAATAGTGACGAAAAGGATTATATTGAATTGTTTTGGGTATTCTTCCCAAATGCTAGAGAAGCGCTTCACGAAGCAAAAGCTTTTAACGATCAAAATTCAGCTCTTCCTATTTCATTTGATCAGATCTTAAATTCTAGACGTTTTAATGCTGTAGTTTACAAAGAGGAAAACCTTTATGGAGATAGAGCAATTAGCGATTATATGAAAGATAATGCACAAAATCAGTTGTTAGAATCTGAAAGAGTGAAAGAAAAAATTCGCAACTTCGAACAAGATATGTGGAACTACTAA
- a CDS encoding toxic anion resistance protein, with amino-acid sequence MENQLVTQENTALIDKDGNVNLTSISEAEINSYKSISNQLNENDANSILNYGADIQNSIAKQSDSFLTNVRTYNSGEVGTLINDLLTELNYVDVDQLDQSPFKRFLSKIPLLNKLITDVKKLFQEYDRITVNIEKISNKVKAGMINSVKDNSALQTMFDGNVNLIKEMEKHIIAGQIRFKELNEELAVMEGNSAQYQDYQISDKRTFINRLDKRLADMKIVRFIMLQSLAQIRVVQNNNTSIAEKAQSILTTTLPVWKNQLTLAVALQRQKQNIEVQRRVSETTNTILQKNAEMLKQNSIEVAKENENTIVSLETLKMTTKSLIDTLTEVKQIHEQGTETRRQLDAGLQSLEQELKKGVVS; translated from the coding sequence ATGGAAAATCAATTAGTTACTCAGGAGAATACTGCTTTGATTGATAAAGATGGAAATGTAAATTTAACTTCAATTTCGGAAGCAGAAATAAACAGTTATAAGAGTATTTCTAATCAATTAAATGAGAACGATGCCAATTCGATTCTTAATTATGGTGCCGATATTCAAAACTCTATAGCAAAACAAAGTGATAGTTTCTTAACCAATGTAAGAACCTATAATTCTGGAGAAGTAGGAACTTTGATTAATGATCTATTAACGGAATTAAATTATGTAGACGTTGATCAATTAGATCAAAGTCCATTTAAAAGATTTCTTTCAAAAATACCATTGCTCAATAAACTGATAACAGATGTAAAAAAGCTATTTCAGGAATATGACAGAATTACTGTAAATATTGAAAAAATCAGTAATAAAGTAAAAGCTGGAATGATCAATTCTGTAAAAGATAACAGCGCTCTTCAAACTATGTTTGACGGAAATGTGAATCTTATCAAAGAAATGGAAAAGCACATTATTGCGGGGCAGATTCGTTTTAAAGAATTGAACGAAGAACTTGCTGTGATGGAAGGCAATAGTGCGCAATATCAGGATTATCAAATTTCTGATAAAAGAACTTTCATAAATCGATTAGACAAGCGTCTTGCTGATATGAAAATTGTACGTTTTATTATGCTGCAATCTTTGGCGCAAATTAGAGTAGTTCAGAATAACAATACTTCGATTGCAGAGAAAGCGCAGTCGATTTTGACTACAACATTGCCTGTTTGGAAAAATCAGCTGACGCTAGCTGTTGCTTTACAAAGACAAAAACAAAATATTGAAGTACAAAGAAGAGTATCAGAAACAACGAATACTATTTTACAAAAGAATGCTGAAATGCTAAAACAAAATAGTATCGAAGTGGCCAAAGAAAATGAAAATACAATCGTTTCTCTGGAAACTCTTAAAATGACAACAAAATCTTTAATTGATACGCTGACAGAAGTAAAACAAATTCACGAGCAAGGTACAGAAACCAGAAGACAGCTTGATGCAGGTTTACAAAGTCTAGAGCAAGAATTGAAAAAAGGCGTTGTAAGCTAG
- a CDS encoding NAD(P)/FAD-dependent oxidoreductase, with translation MLDYLIVGSGLAGISFAEVALKNNKSILVIDDKSQNSSRIAGGLYNPVILKRFSEVWNAKEHLVLMNEFYDQVEEKLQEKFNYKMPILRKFFSIEEQNNWFAASDKINLAPFLSTKLITKKYQGIDSPHNYGEVLHTGYVKTGQMLESYKAYLKDNNLLLEESFHSSFLEILESGIQYKSIKARHIIFAEGFGLHKNPYFNYLPLDGTKGELFLIKAPDLKLDLIVNTSVFILPVGGNLFKVGATYNWHDKTDLPTEEGKQELIDRIKEIITCDFEIIKHFAGVRPTVADRRPLVGTHEAYSSIHVLNGLGTRGVMLGPALAKMLYEHIENGTPIDREADIKRFHKRYLKGITFGQR, from the coding sequence ATGCTTGATTATTTAATCGTCGGATCTGGATTGGCTGGAATTTCTTTTGCCGAAGTTGCCCTTAAAAACAATAAATCTATTTTGGTTATAGATGACAAATCTCAAAATTCATCTAGAATTGCAGGTGGTTTGTACAATCCGGTTATTCTGAAACGTTTCAGCGAAGTTTGGAATGCTAAAGAGCATTTGGTTTTGATGAACGAATTCTATGATCAAGTTGAGGAGAAATTGCAGGAAAAATTCAATTATAAAATGCCTATTCTTCGAAAGTTTTTTTCGATTGAAGAACAGAATAATTGGTTTGCTGCTTCTGATAAAATAAACTTAGCTCCGTTTTTATCCACCAAACTCATTACTAAAAAGTATCAAGGTATTGATTCTCCTCATAATTATGGAGAAGTGCTGCATACAGGCTATGTAAAAACTGGACAGATGTTGGAGAGTTATAAAGCTTATTTAAAAGATAATAATTTGCTTCTGGAAGAATCTTTTCATAGTTCTTTCTTAGAAATTCTTGAATCTGGAATTCAGTATAAAAGTATTAAAGCCCGCCATATCATATTTGCAGAAGGTTTTGGACTACATAAAAATCCATATTTTAATTATCTTCCTTTGGATGGGACGAAAGGAGAATTGTTTTTGATAAAAGCCCCTGATTTAAAATTAGATCTAATTGTGAATACAAGCGTCTTCATTTTACCAGTAGGCGGTAATCTGTTTAAAGTTGGTGCAACTTACAATTGGCATGATAAGACGGATCTTCCAACAGAAGAAGGGAAACAGGAACTTATAGATCGTATTAAGGAAATTATTACCTGCGATTTTGAGATCATAAAGCATTTTGCTGGAGTAAGACCAACAGTTGCGGATAGAAGACCTTTAGTTGGTACTCACGAAGCATACAGTTCTATTCATGTTCTTAACGGATTAGGAACGCGAGGCGTGATGCTCGGGCCGGCATTGGCAAAAATGTTGTACGAGCATATTGAAAACGGAACGCCTATAGACCGAGAAGCCGATATTAAGCGATTCCATAAAAGATATTTAAAAGGGATTACTTTCGGCCAGCGTTAG
- a CDS encoding TerD family protein, with product MAINLQKGQRENINAPKFTIGLGWDTNNSSTGSSFDLDASAFIVGENGKILSDSHFIFYNNLKAPDESVIHTGDNLTGDGDGDDEQIKIDLTKINSAVKEICIVVTIHDAEGRRQNFGQVRNSFIRIVDDSNNAEMVKYELEEDFSIETAVEFGRIYNKDGQWKFEAMGVGMKGGLEDYLNKYN from the coding sequence ATGGCTATTAATTTGCAGAAAGGACAAAGAGAAAATATTAATGCACCCAAATTTACAATTGGTTTAGGATGGGACACAAATAACAGCAGTACAGGTTCTAGTTTTGACCTTGATGCCTCAGCTTTTATTGTGGGGGAAAACGGAAAAATATTATCTGATTCTCATTTTATCTTCTATAATAATCTAAAAGCTCCAGATGAGTCTGTTATACATACTGGAGATAATCTAACAGGTGATGGAGATGGAGATGACGAACAAATTAAAATAGATTTAACTAAAATTAATAGTGCCGTAAAAGAAATCTGTATCGTAGTGACAATTCATGATGCTGAAGGAAGGAGACAAAATTTTGGACAAGTTAGAAATTCATTCATCCGTATCGTTGATGATTCTAATAATGCCGAAATGGTTAAGTATGAATTGGAAGAAGATTTCTCAATAGAAACCGCAGTTGAATTTGGAAGAATTTACAATAAAGATGGCCAGTGGAAATTTGAAGCGATGGGAGTTGGTATGAAAGGCGGATTAGAAGATTATTTAAATAAATACAATTAA
- a CDS encoding TerD family protein — MAINLEKGQRQSIAAPKFTVGLGWDSNSSNTGSSFDLDASVFLVGANGKIPNDNHFIYYNNLKSPDQAVIHAGDNLTGDGDGDDEKIYIDLSKISSDVNEISFVVTIHHADTKRQNFGQIRNSFIRILDESNVELVKYELDEDFSIETAVEFGRIYKRNEEWKFEAVGIGMKGGLQDYLNKYN; from the coding sequence ATGGCAATTAACTTAGAAAAAGGACAGAGACAAAGTATAGCTGCTCCTAAATTTACTGTAGGATTAGGATGGGATAGCAATTCAAGTAACACTGGATCAAGTTTTGATTTGGATGCTTCAGTTTTTTTAGTTGGTGCAAATGGAAAAATTCCAAATGACAATCATTTTATTTATTACAATAATTTAAAATCTCCAGATCAAGCAGTTATTCATGCAGGTGATAATTTAACCGGTGATGGTGATGGTGACGATGAGAAAATCTACATTGACTTATCTAAAATCTCATCAGATGTTAACGAAATTTCGTTTGTGGTTACAATTCACCATGCAGATACAAAAAGGCAAAATTTTGGACAAATCAGAAATTCATTCATTAGAATTTTAGATGAATCTAATGTTGAGTTGGTAAAGTATGAACTAGATGAAGACTTTTCGATAGAAACTGCTGTTGAATTTGGAAGAATTTACAAGAGAAATGAGGAGTGGAAGTTCGAAGCTGTTGGTATTGGAATGAAGGGCGGTTTACAAGATTACTTAAATAAATATAATTAA
- a CDS encoding phosphoribosyltransferase family protein, whose product MNKSYSLHKIIDQDICPFKEAEYSRFKFGDKFYAEKFAEDLFDGFVEEHKDLILSDKDIVILPSPYLSIPTASNFLCYYFKKELNSFLFKNGKKACIESKIYRNQTYVTDYGNLDFEQRVKLISNDTYYIDRNFIEGKICIFVDDIKITGSHEHTVNKILDQYNVQGDFIFVYYGELVNKEIHPKIENHYNYFAVKNVEDIVSIVNSEDFQYNTRIVKFILSLDDKQFAYLISNISRKKSNELFHLAISNNYHQILEYKNNINIIKID is encoded by the coding sequence GTGAATAAGAGTTATAGCTTACACAAAATTATAGACCAAGATATTTGTCCTTTTAAAGAGGCAGAATACAGCAGATTTAAATTTGGAGATAAATTCTACGCAGAGAAATTTGCAGAGGATCTATTCGATGGATTTGTTGAAGAGCATAAAGATTTAATTTTATCTGATAAAGATATTGTTATTCTGCCAAGTCCTTATTTATCAATTCCTACTGCATCAAATTTTTTATGTTACTATTTTAAAAAGGAGCTGAACAGTTTTTTATTTAAAAATGGTAAAAAAGCTTGTATCGAATCTAAAATTTATAGAAATCAGACTTACGTTACTGATTATGGTAACTTAGATTTTGAACAAAGAGTAAAATTGATATCGAATGACACTTATTATATTGATCGCAATTTTATTGAAGGTAAGATATGCATTTTTGTGGATGATATTAAGATAACGGGAAGTCACGAGCATACGGTAAATAAGATTTTGGATCAATATAATGTTCAGGGTGATTTTATTTTTGTTTATTATGGTGAACTCGTAAACAAAGAAATTCATCCAAAAATTGAAAATCATTATAACTATTTTGCAGTAAAAAATGTAGAAGATATTGTTTCTATAGTGAATAGTGAAGACTTCCAATACAATACAAGAATTGTGAAGTTCATATTGAGCCTCGATGATAAACAGTTTGCATACTTAATTTCGAACATTTCTAGAAAAAAAAGCAATGAATTATTTCATCTAGCAATCAGTAATAATTACCACCAGATTTTAGAATATAAAAACAATATTAACATCATAAAAATAGATTAG
- a CDS encoding TerD family protein, protein MAINLEKGQRINLEKSNGSKLVNICVGVNWGAIEKKGLFGTKKEPVDLDASCAIYDDKKNHIDSVNFRKLISNDRAIKHSGDDLTGDLNGDDGLDNEVITLDFSQLTPAASYVAFFINSFRGQDFKDIPFASIRIYEGTPTRVSQEFARYDVANDASFAGNVSMVLGVFYKRNDEWKFNAVGVPTNDKKLEQTIVTIQQNYL, encoded by the coding sequence ATGGCAATTAATTTAGAAAAAGGACAGCGTATTAATCTTGAAAAAAGTAATGGTTCAAAATTAGTAAATATTTGCGTTGGTGTAAATTGGGGAGCAATAGAGAAAAAAGGATTATTTGGAACTAAAAAAGAACCAGTTGATTTAGATGCTAGCTGTGCGATTTATGACGATAAAAAAAATCATATTGATTCGGTAAATTTTAGAAAACTCATTTCTAATGATCGCGCAATCAAACATAGTGGAGATGATTTAACTGGAGATTTAAACGGTGACGATGGTCTAGATAATGAAGTTATTACTTTAGATTTTTCTCAATTAACGCCGGCAGCCAGTTATGTGGCATTTTTCATAAATAGTTTTAGAGGCCAGGACTTTAAAGATATTCCTTTTGCATCAATCAGAATATATGAAGGAACTCCAACCAGAGTGAGTCAGGAATTTGCACGTTATGATGTTGCAAACGATGCTTCTTTTGCAGGAAATGTATCTATGGTTTTAGGTGTTTTTTACAAAAGAAACGACGAATGGAAATTTAACGCAGTTGGTGTACCGACAAACGATAAAAAACTAGAACAGACAATTGTTACAATTCAACAGAATTATCTATAA
- a CDS encoding TerD family protein — MAINLQKGQKIDIGLSRITVGLGWDPNEGTGHDFDLDASAIMINASRKLLGESYFVFYNNLSSPDGALLHTGDDPTGGNSDGDDDEAIKVDLSKIDTAVEEILFVVTIEDFERRKQNFGQVRNSYIRIVNDENGEEIAKYELGEDFSIETGVEFGRLYKRNGNWKFEASGIGYKADLGYFLEKYYSGEIIK; from the coding sequence ATGGCAATAAATTTACAAAAAGGACAAAAAATTGACATCGGATTATCTAGAATTACGGTTGGTCTAGGCTGGGATCCAAATGAAGGTACTGGGCATGATTTTGATCTGGATGCTTCTGCGATCATGATCAATGCAAGTAGAAAACTTTTAGGGGAAAGCTATTTTGTTTTTTATAACAATTTATCATCGCCCGATGGAGCACTATTGCATACAGGGGACGATCCGACAGGTGGTAATAGCGATGGCGATGATGATGAGGCTATCAAAGTAGACTTATCTAAAATAGATACCGCTGTTGAGGAGATTCTTTTTGTGGTAACAATTGAAGATTTTGAGCGCAGAAAACAGAATTTTGGTCAGGTTAGAAATTCTTATATCAGAATCGTCAATGATGAAAATGGAGAAGAAATTGCTAAATATGAGTTAGGAGAGGATTTCTCTATAGAGACTGGTGTTGAGTTTGGAAGATTGTATAAAAGAAATGGTAATTGGAAGTTTGAAGCTTCCGGTATTGGTTATAAAGCCGATTTGGGCTATTTCTTAGAGAAATATTATTCAGGCGAAATCATTAAGTAA